A window of the Natronomonas salina genome harbors these coding sequences:
- a CDS encoding biotin--[acetyl-CoA-carboxylase] ligase gives MQETRRRVLEGLADGPVSGPDLADRLEVSRAAVWKHVEALREAGFAVESRDDGYVLAGVPEFGGAAVEFGLDAPFEVEFHDSIGSTNDRARALAGEGAADVVVLADEQTGARGRLDRAWSSPSGGVWLSIVCRPDLPPAQVPVYTLAAAVATTEAVREVGVDAGIKWPNDVLVGDDEKKLVGILTEMEGEADRVSWVVVGIGLNANVDADEVPETATTIGEQVGDVDRADLTRRILERFDELRADPESVLPAWRDLATTLGRRVRVETPGGEVVGEAVDVEFPGTLVVATDDGEKRVSAGDCEHLRPA, from the coding sequence ATGCAGGAGACGCGACGCCGGGTGCTGGAGGGGCTGGCCGACGGCCCCGTCTCGGGCCCGGACCTGGCCGACCGACTCGAGGTCTCGCGCGCCGCCGTCTGGAAGCACGTCGAGGCGCTCCGCGAGGCGGGCTTCGCGGTCGAGAGCCGCGACGACGGCTACGTCCTGGCCGGCGTCCCGGAGTTCGGCGGCGCGGCCGTCGAGTTCGGGCTGGACGCGCCCTTCGAGGTGGAGTTCCACGACAGCATCGGGAGCACGAACGACCGGGCGCGCGCACTGGCCGGCGAGGGCGCCGCGGACGTCGTCGTCCTGGCGGACGAGCAGACCGGCGCGCGCGGCCGCCTGGACCGCGCGTGGTCCTCGCCGTCGGGCGGCGTCTGGCTGAGCATCGTCTGCCGGCCGGACCTCCCGCCGGCGCAGGTCCCCGTCTACACGCTCGCGGCGGCCGTCGCGACCACCGAGGCCGTCCGCGAGGTCGGCGTCGACGCGGGGATCAAGTGGCCGAACGACGTTCTGGTGGGTGACGACGAGAAGAAGCTCGTCGGCATCCTCACGGAGATGGAGGGGGAGGCCGACCGGGTCTCGTGGGTGGTCGTCGGCATCGGGCTGAACGCGAACGTCGACGCCGACGAGGTCCCGGAGACGGCGACGACGATCGGAGAACAGGTGGGTGACGTCGACCGCGCCGACCTGACGCGGCGCATCCTCGAGCGATTCGACGAGCTGCGGGCCGACCCCGAGAGCGTCCTGCCGGCGTGGCGCGACCTCGCCACCACGCTCGGTCGGCGGGTCCGCGTCGAGACGCCCGGCGGGGAGGTCGTCGGCGAGGCCGTCGACGTGGAGTTCCCGGGCACGCTCGTCGTCGCGACCGACGACGGCGAGAAGCGGGTCTCGGCCGGCGACTGCGAGCACCTCCGCCCCGCCTGA
- a CDS encoding universal stress protein translates to MHHLVATDSVHTTAAACDYLAERLGSDDRVTVVSVPGEDARDADDALNVANARLIGTAEVETERLDGDADPASAVLAAANARNADVIVVGPHAGTPSAGPALGSTARRIVEGADVPVVVVPLSL, encoded by the coding sequence ATGCACCACCTCGTCGCGACCGACTCCGTCCACACGACGGCCGCCGCCTGCGACTACCTGGCCGAGCGGCTCGGTTCCGACGACCGCGTCACCGTGGTCTCGGTCCCCGGGGAAGACGCCAGGGACGCGGACGACGCGCTCAACGTGGCGAACGCGCGATTGATCGGTACCGCGGAGGTCGAGACCGAGCGGCTGGACGGCGATGCCGACCCGGCGAGCGCGGTCCTCGCCGCCGCGAACGCCCGGAACGCGGACGTCATCGTCGTCGGTCCCCACGCCGGCACGCCGAGTGCGGGGCCTGCCCTGGGCAGTACGGCCCGACGGATCGTCGAGGGCGCCGACGTCCCCGTGGTGGTCGTCCCGCTGTCGCTGTAG
- a CDS encoding amidohydrolase family protein: MELPGTILAGEDYEPVEGRVVVEDGEIVEVEETATASTDIICPAFVNAHTHVGDSIAKEAGRGLSLDELVAPPDGLKHRLLEEASREELVESMQRSLEFMEAGGTTAFLEFREGGVAGVEALLDAAGNLDVEPVVFGREEVEVLDVADGFGASGARDADFSAERKAAHEAGKPFGIHAGERDAHDINSALDLEPDFLVHMVHAEEIHLERVEDSDTPIAVCPRSNLVTGVGVPPVADLLERTTVALGTDNVMLNSPSMFREMEFTAKLCDVTAPEVLRMATRAGAEIAGLNCGVIEPGREARLLVLDGDSDNLAGVRDPVRAVVRRAGVDDVADVISP, encoded by the coding sequence ATGGAACTCCCGGGGACGATACTCGCGGGCGAGGACTACGAACCGGTCGAGGGCCGTGTCGTCGTCGAGGACGGTGAGATCGTCGAGGTCGAGGAGACGGCCACGGCCTCGACCGACATCATCTGTCCGGCGTTCGTCAACGCCCACACCCACGTCGGCGACTCGATCGCCAAGGAGGCCGGCCGCGGCCTCTCGCTGGACGAACTCGTCGCGCCGCCGGACGGCCTGAAGCACCGGCTGCTCGAGGAGGCCTCCAGGGAGGAACTCGTCGAGTCGATGCAGCGGTCGCTGGAGTTCATGGAGGCCGGCGGGACGACCGCCTTCCTCGAGTTCCGCGAGGGCGGCGTCGCGGGCGTGGAGGCGCTGCTGGACGCCGCGGGCAACCTCGACGTCGAGCCGGTCGTCTTCGGCCGCGAGGAGGTCGAGGTGCTGGACGTCGCCGACGGCTTCGGCGCCAGCGGCGCCCGCGACGCCGACTTCTCGGCGGAGCGGAAGGCCGCCCACGAGGCGGGCAAGCCCTTCGGCATCCACGCCGGCGAGCGCGACGCCCACGACATCAACTCCGCGCTGGACCTCGAGCCCGACTTCCTCGTCCACATGGTCCACGCCGAGGAGATCCACCTGGAGCGCGTCGAGGACAGCGATACGCCGATCGCGGTCTGCCCGCGCTCGAACCTCGTGACGGGCGTCGGGGTCCCGCCGGTGGCCGACCTGCTGGAGCGGACGACCGTCGCCCTCGGGACGGACAACGTGATGCTCAACAGCCCCTCGATGTTCCGGGAGATGGAGTTCACCGCGAAGCTCTGCGACGTGACCGCCCCCGAGGTGCTCCGGATGGCGACGCGGGCCGGCGCCGAGATCGCCGGCCTGAACTGCGGCGTGATCGAGCCGGGTCGCGAGGCCCGGCTGCTGGTACTCGACGGCGACTCCGACAACCTCGCCGGCGTCCGCGACCCCGTCCGGGCCGTGGTCCGCCGCGCCGGAGTGGACGACGTCGCGGACGTCATCTCGCCCTGA
- a CDS encoding D-2-hydroxyacid dehydrogenase produces the protein MELLVLREGVHRLSAAAYADELRSRLDGHTVRHARTPAEERRLVADAAVVTGPRIDADLLERADDLDLFACAYAGYGHLPLDHLEAAGVAVTNAAGVHAPNASEHAVGAILTFSRRFHEVARAETWQPVDPGELAGSTVTVVGLGAIGSAVVDRLEPFDVTTLGVRRRPEKGGPVDEVFGQDDLHEALSRTDFLVLCCPLTEETRGLIGESELTTLPQGAVLVNIARGEVVETDALVRSLRSGRLGGAALDVTDPEPLPDDHPLWNLDDVLVTPHSAGATPKYYERLADVVADNVGRLVEDRPLRNQVRPGEND, from the coding sequence ATGGAACTGCTCGTCCTGCGCGAGGGGGTCCACCGACTGTCGGCCGCGGCGTACGCCGACGAGCTCCGGTCGCGCCTCGACGGTCACACGGTCCGGCACGCGCGTACCCCGGCCGAGGAACGGCGGCTCGTCGCCGACGCGGCCGTCGTCACCGGCCCCCGTATCGACGCCGACCTGCTCGAACGGGCCGACGACCTCGACCTCTTCGCGTGCGCCTACGCGGGCTACGGTCACCTCCCGCTGGACCACCTCGAAGCCGCCGGCGTCGCGGTGACGAACGCCGCCGGCGTACACGCGCCGAACGCCTCGGAGCACGCGGTCGGCGCGATCCTGACCTTCTCGCGCCGCTTCCACGAGGTCGCGCGGGCGGAGACGTGGCAGCCCGTCGACCCCGGAGAACTCGCCGGATCGACGGTGACGGTCGTCGGGCTCGGAGCCATCGGCAGCGCGGTCGTCGACCGGCTGGAACCGTTCGACGTGACGACCCTCGGCGTCCGCCGCCGCCCCGAGAAGGGTGGTCCTGTGGACGAGGTGTTCGGCCAGGACGACCTCCACGAGGCGCTGTCCCGGACTGACTTCCTCGTCCTCTGCTGTCCGCTGACCGAGGAGACGCGCGGGCTGATCGGCGAGTCCGAGTTGACGACGCTGCCGCAGGGGGCCGTCCTGGTGAACATCGCCCGCGGCGAGGTCGTCGAGACCGACGCTCTCGTCCGGTCACTCCGCAGCGGACGACTGGGCGGCGCCGCCCTCGACGTCACCGACCCCGAGCCGCTCCCGGACGACCACCCGCTCTGGAACCTCGACGACGTGCTCGTGACGCCGCACTCCGCGGGCGCGACGCCGAAGTACTACGAGCGGCTCGCGGACGTCGTCGCCGACAACGTCGGACGACTGGTCGAGGACCGACCGCTCCGCAACCAGGTCCGGCCCGGCGAAAACGATTAA
- a CDS encoding MFS transporter — MTSRRQWATLGVATFARFAGAILMGTALAVVVEARASAFAAGLVGTAYYAGLMLFSPFWGALADITGRRRQVLIVTGIGGVLAILPLLVADTVAVAIGSRGVYAAFLAGFAPVALAIVSHHGGTTGRGRSIGIFNSTRSGGFALGYVVAGGLLEYVTPVDIYWAVAAVTFVSTVALVFVVDPTPSPDADPTAREVLAETRRRLFPAPDERSHLTRNGLLWLYVATALRNVAVLGIMSVVAPYLVTVVGVSQVLMGVLLAFNHGSQVGFMYGLGVVADHVGRKPLVVVGMAGSAVFALMAAGLTAAPPGPLRLAAGVATFVVLGGSFSAMTIGSLAFVSDVAPIERESELLGIRETAKGVGGVVGPTLVGGVATLYSYELAFAGASAVGFAAAGLVAWGLVETYDAETRSVVVE, encoded by the coding sequence ATGACGAGTCGTCGGCAGTGGGCGACGCTGGGGGTGGCGACGTTCGCCCGGTTCGCAGGCGCCATCCTGATGGGAACGGCCCTGGCCGTGGTCGTCGAGGCGCGGGCGTCGGCGTTCGCCGCCGGCCTCGTGGGGACCGCCTACTACGCCGGGCTGATGCTGTTCTCGCCGTTCTGGGGCGCGCTCGCGGACATCACCGGCCGTCGGCGACAGGTGCTGATCGTCACCGGGATCGGCGGCGTCCTGGCGATCCTCCCGCTGCTCGTCGCCGACACCGTCGCGGTCGCGATCGGATCGCGAGGCGTCTACGCCGCGTTCCTCGCCGGCTTCGCGCCGGTCGCCCTCGCCATCGTCAGCCACCACGGCGGGACGACGGGACGGGGCCGGTCCATCGGCATCTTCAACAGCACCCGCTCGGGCGGGTTCGCGCTCGGCTACGTCGTCGCCGGCGGGCTGCTGGAGTACGTCACGCCGGTCGACATCTACTGGGCCGTCGCGGCGGTGACGTTCGTCTCGACGGTCGCGCTGGTCTTCGTCGTCGACCCGACGCCCTCTCCGGACGCGGACCCGACCGCCCGCGAGGTGCTGGCCGAGACCCGACGCCGGCTCTTCCCGGCGCCGGACGAGCGGTCCCACTTGACCCGGAACGGGCTGCTGTGGCTCTACGTCGCCACGGCACTGCGCAACGTCGCGGTGCTGGGTATCATGTCAGTCGTGGCGCCGTACCTCGTCACCGTCGTCGGCGTCTCCCAGGTGCTGATGGGCGTCCTGCTGGCGTTCAACCACGGCTCCCAGGTCGGCTTCATGTACGGGCTCGGCGTCGTCGCCGACCACGTCGGCCGGAAGCCGCTGGTCGTCGTCGGAATGGCCGGCAGCGCCGTCTTCGCCCTCATGGCCGCCGGGTTGACCGCCGCTCCGCCCGGCCCGCTCCGCCTCGCCGCGGGCGTGGCGACGTTCGTCGTCCTCGGCGGGTCGTTCTCGGCGATGACGATCGGTTCCCTGGCGTTCGTCAGCGACGTCGCCCCCATCGAACGCGAGTCGGAACTGCTGGGTATCCGCGAGACGGCGAAGGGGGTGGGCGGGGTCGTCGGCCCCACGCTCGTCGGCGGCGTCGCGACGCTGTACAGCTACGAACTCGCCTTCGCGGGCGCGAGCGCGGTTGGGTTCGCGGCCGCCGGGCTCGTCGCGTGGGGACTGGTCGAGACCTACGACGCGGAGACCCGGTCGGTGGTCGTCGAGTAG
- a CDS encoding HD domain-containing protein, which translates to MATIKDSVHDHIAVEGVAEDLLDTPEVQRLRRIKQLGTAELVYPSANHTRFEHSLGVYHLATQALEHLNLEGRTAERLRAAAILHDVGHCPFSHNIEDIVARHTGKMHDEVGDLLEGGEVERVLALHDIDPGTVADLVAGEGEFGQLVSGELDVDRMDYLVRDAHHTGVPYGTIDTGRLVRELRFVDGELVLAEGNVQTAESLLLARALMNPVVYNHHVARISKAMLRRATEALLDAGAVEPRELRRMDDRDLTVALRTCGATAEFARMLDTRDLYKRAVWAEIRDVPEAVLEADHEAIREYERDIADRANVDEEAVILDVPSRPKMRESTSRVVVNGEVRKLDSQSTMVKALRRAQKEQWRMGVYAPEDVAERVGQATEDVLGLDLEALVVDVRKGVNTTLDEY; encoded by the coding sequence ATGGCCACCATCAAGGACAGCGTCCACGACCACATCGCGGTCGAGGGGGTCGCCGAGGACCTCCTCGACACCCCCGAGGTCCAGCGACTCCGCCGGATCAAGCAGCTCGGCACCGCGGAGCTCGTCTACCCGAGCGCGAACCACACCCGGTTCGAGCACTCCCTGGGCGTCTACCACCTCGCCACCCAGGCACTGGAGCACCTCAACCTCGAGGGCCGGACCGCCGAGCGCCTGCGGGCCGCCGCCATCCTCCACGACGTCGGCCACTGCCCGTTCAGCCACAACATCGAGGACATCGTCGCCCGCCACACCGGCAAGATGCACGACGAGGTCGGCGACCTCCTGGAGGGCGGCGAGGTCGAGCGGGTCCTCGCCTTGCACGACATCGACCCCGGCACGGTCGCCGACCTGGTGGCCGGCGAGGGCGAGTTCGGCCAGCTCGTCTCGGGGGAGCTCGACGTCGACCGGATGGACTACCTCGTCCGGGACGCCCACCACACCGGCGTCCCCTACGGCACCATCGACACCGGCCGGCTCGTCCGTGAGCTGCGGTTCGTCGACGGCGAACTCGTCCTCGCGGAGGGGAACGTCCAGACCGCCGAGTCGCTGCTGCTCGCCCGGGCGCTCATGAACCCCGTCGTCTACAACCACCACGTCGCCCGCATCTCGAAGGCGATGCTCCGCCGGGCGACGGAGGCGCTGCTGGACGCCGGGGCGGTCGAGCCCCGGGAGCTCCGCCGGATGGACGACCGCGACCTGACCGTCGCGCTGCGGACCTGCGGGGCGACCGCCGAGTTCGCCCGGATGCTCGACACCCGGGACCTCTACAAGCGGGCGGTCTGGGCGGAGATCAGGGACGTCCCGGAGGCGGTCCTCGAGGCCGACCACGAGGCGATCCGCGAGTACGAGCGCGACATCGCCGACCGGGCGAACGTCGACGAGGAGGCCGTCATCCTCGACGTCCCCTCGCGGCCGAAGATGCGCGAGTCGACGAGCCGGGTGGTCGTCAACGGCGAGGTCCGGAAACTCGACAGCCAGTCCACGATGGTGAAGGCGCTCCGCCGGGCCCAGAAGGAGCAGTGGCGGATGGGCGTCTACGCCCCCGAGGACGTCGCCGAGCGCGTCGGGCAGGCGACCGAGGACGTGCTGGGTCTGGACCTCGAGGCGCTCGTCGTGGACGTCCGCAAGGGCGTCAACACCACCCTGGACGAGTACTGA
- a CDS encoding VOC family protein, whose translation MDILHTCLNVADADRSVEWYTENLDFEESWGFETPDGETVNRYVADGNGVELQLSDTEGETPSDEGDLWDHLAVKVEDVDAAFEEIDHHGVVEEPGDQPAAGARTAFVKDPDGHVIELIEPLED comes from the coding sequence ATGGACATCCTGCACACCTGTCTCAACGTCGCGGACGCCGACCGCTCCGTCGAGTGGTACACCGAGAACCTGGACTTCGAGGAGTCGTGGGGCTTCGAGACCCCAGACGGCGAGACGGTCAACCGCTACGTCGCCGACGGGAACGGCGTCGAACTGCAGCTCTCCGACACCGAGGGAGAGACCCCATCCGACGAAGGCGACCTCTGGGACCACCTGGCGGTGAAGGTCGAGGACGTCGACGCGGCCTTCGAGGAGATCGACCACCACGGCGTCGTCGAGGAGCCGGGCGACCAGCCCGCCGCGGGCGCCCGGACGGCGTTCGTGAAAGACCCCGACGGCCACGTGATCGAACTCATCGAGCCGCTTGAGGACTAG
- a CDS encoding response regulator, which yields MSDGIDGDPAQILLVEDNPGDVRLTQEAFKEGQIDNDLHVVEDGVEALDFLFKRGEYADAPCPDIVLLDLNLPRKNGDEVLEEMRADETLQYVPVVVLTSSEAQEDVVKSYELNANAYLTKPVDPVDFIEVVQSFEQFWLSIVRLPECEE from the coding sequence ATGAGCGACGGGATCGACGGCGATCCGGCGCAGATACTGCTCGTCGAGGACAACCCCGGCGACGTCCGCCTCACCCAGGAGGCGTTCAAGGAGGGCCAGATCGACAACGACCTCCACGTCGTCGAGGACGGCGTCGAGGCGCTGGACTTCCTCTTCAAGCGCGGCGAGTACGCCGACGCGCCCTGTCCGGACATCGTCCTCCTCGACTTGAACCTCCCGCGGAAGAACGGCGACGAGGTCCTCGAGGAGATGCGCGCCGACGAGACCCTCCAGTACGTCCCGGTCGTCGTCCTGACGAGTTCGGAGGCCCAGGAGGACGTCGTCAAGTCCTACGAGTTGAACGCCAACGCCTACCTCACGAAGCCCGTCGACCCGGTGGACTTCATCGAGGTCGTCCAGTCCTTCGAGCAGTTCTGGCTCTCCATCGTTCGGCTGCCGGAGTGCGAGGAGTAG
- a CDS encoding universal stress protein, with translation MTRYLVATSSTATTEAACGYLSEKLEPEDVVYVLTVDVPEEPDDRVAALDVAQVELTDIVEVLTIRREGLPAREIVRFSRDNDVDEIIMGPARGGGITTIGSTTRAVLNKVDKPVFVLPARSV, from the coding sequence ATGACGCGGTACCTCGTGGCGACGTCCTCGACGGCGACCACGGAGGCCGCCTGCGGGTACCTCTCCGAGAAGCTCGAGCCGGAGGACGTAGTCTACGTCCTGACCGTCGACGTCCCGGAGGAGCCCGACGACCGGGTGGCGGCACTCGACGTCGCGCAGGTCGAGTTGACCGACATCGTCGAGGTCCTGACGATCCGCCGCGAGGGGCTGCCGGCCCGGGAGATCGTCCGGTTCTCGCGCGACAACGACGTCGACGAGATCATCATGGGACCGGCGCGGGGCGGCGGGATCACCACCATCGGGTCGACGACCCGTGCGGTCCTCAACAAGGTGGACAAGCCGGTGTTCGTGCTCCCGGCGCGGTCGGTCTAG
- a CDS encoding universal stress protein has protein sequence MYNCILVPTDGSAGMSRVIDHASDLADAHDAAVHFLYVVNTASFANLPMETSWESVTTMLRDEGEDALRAAEERSRADRVVTAMREGPPSREIVDYATEEGCDLIVMGTHGRGGLNRLLLGSVAERVVRSSEVPVLTVRVGATDEDAREADLQREEALPGDERQKPARADPGATEILE, from the coding sequence ATGTACAACTGTATCCTCGTTCCGACGGACGGGTCGGCCGGCATGTCGCGGGTCATCGACCACGCCTCGGACCTCGCCGACGCCCACGACGCCGCCGTGCACTTCCTCTACGTCGTCAACACGGCCAGCTTCGCCAACCTCCCCATGGAGACCTCCTGGGAGAGCGTCACGACCATGCTGCGCGACGAGGGCGAGGACGCCCTCCGCGCCGCCGAGGAGCGCTCGCGGGCCGATCGGGTCGTCACCGCGATGCGGGAGGGGCCGCCGAGCCGCGAGATCGTCGACTACGCCACCGAGGAGGGCTGCGACCTGATCGTGATGGGCACCCACGGTCGCGGCGGGCTCAACCGCCTGCTGCTCGGCAGCGTCGCCGAGCGGGTCGTCCGCTCCTCGGAGGTCCCCGTGTTGACGGTCCGCGTCGGCGCGACGGACGAGGACGCCCGGGAGGCCGACCTCCAGCGTGAGGAGGCCCTGCCGGGCGACGAACGACAGAAACCGGCGCGGGCAGACCCGGGAGCCACCGAGATACTCGAGTAG
- a CDS encoding NifU family protein, producing MTTHSIDPADDGSTAAAVDEDDLRERITVFLQRNFPQIEMHGGSAAIQHLDLEAGSVRIRLGGACSGCGISPMTTQALKTRLVQEIPEISAVETETGVGDEGTPQGFDADDVPF from the coding sequence ATGACCACCCACTCCATCGACCCCGCGGACGACGGGTCCACCGCGGCCGCCGTCGACGAGGACGACCTGCGCGAGCGGATCACCGTCTTCCTCCAGCGGAACTTCCCGCAGATCGAGATGCACGGCGGCAGCGCGGCCATCCAGCACCTCGACCTGGAGGCGGGGAGCGTCCGTATCCGTCTCGGCGGCGCCTGCTCCGGCTGCGGTATCTCGCCGATGACGACCCAGGCGCTGAAGACGCGGCTCGTCCAGGAGATTCCGGAGATATCCGCGGTCGAGACCGAGACCGGCGTCGGCGACGAGGGGACGCCGCAGGGGTTCGACGCCGACGACGTGCCGTTCTAG
- a CDS encoding TIGR03557 family F420-dependent LLM class oxidoreductase, producing the protein MPELGYACLSEQHEPDEMVEYVADAERRGVDYAMVSDHYHPWTTAQGESPFVWGVLGAIAHGTERIPVGTAVTAPIIRIHPAVVAQAAATAATQLDGRFIFGVGTGERLNEHVTGERWPPHDVRLEKLEEAIEIIRLLWEGGEKTYRGDHFTVENARVFTLPDELPPVVVAAGGETSAAAAGHYGDGLMSTSPDEGLVDRYEEGNEGETEPHFGQFHACYAEDEDDAIETALETWPNAAMAGELGRELATPAHYEQTATMVDREDIAEQVVCGPDADDFIEKIEAFVDSGFESVHVHQIGQQQEEFLEFYEEEVMPSF; encoded by the coding sequence ATGCCCGAACTCGGTTACGCCTGCCTGAGCGAGCAGCACGAGCCCGACGAGATGGTCGAGTACGTCGCCGACGCCGAGCGCCGCGGCGTCGACTACGCGATGGTCTCCGACCACTACCACCCCTGGACCACCGCGCAGGGCGAGAGCCCGTTCGTCTGGGGCGTCCTCGGCGCCATCGCCCACGGGACCGAGCGCATCCCGGTCGGGACGGCCGTCACCGCGCCGATCATCCGCATCCACCCCGCCGTCGTCGCCCAGGCCGCCGCGACCGCCGCCACCCAGCTCGACGGTCGGTTCATCTTCGGCGTCGGCACCGGCGAGCGGCTCAACGAGCACGTCACCGGCGAGCGTTGGCCGCCGCACGACGTCCGCCTCGAGAAGCTCGAGGAGGCCATCGAGATCATCCGGCTGCTCTGGGAGGGCGGCGAGAAGACCTACCGCGGCGACCACTTCACCGTCGAGAACGCCCGCGTGTTCACGCTCCCGGACGAGCTCCCGCCCGTCGTGGTGGCCGCGGGCGGCGAGACCTCCGCGGCCGCGGCGGGACACTACGGCGACGGCCTCATGTCCACCTCGCCCGACGAGGGCCTCGTCGACCGGTACGAGGAGGGCAACGAGGGCGAGACGGAGCCGCACTTCGGCCAGTTCCACGCCTGCTACGCGGAGGACGAGGACGACGCGATCGAGACGGCCCTCGAGACGTGGCCCAACGCCGCGATGGCCGGCGAACTCGGCCGCGAACTCGCCACGCCGGCCCACTACGAGCAGACCGCGACGATGGTCGACCGGGAGGACATCGCCGAACAGGTCGTCTGCGGCCCCGACGCGGACGACTTCATCGAGAAGATCGAGGCGTTCGTCGATAGCGGCTTCGAAAGCGTTCACGTCCACCAGATCGGCCAGCAGCAGGAGGAGTTCCTGGAGTTCTACGAGGAAGAGGTCATGCCGTCGTTCTGA